TTTTTCCCTTCGGAGGTTTCCTCACCAGGTGAGCAGTCTTCTCCGTCTTGACCGGACTCGCCGCCCTTCTTGTCTTCCCCGCCAGAACCTTCGGTCTCTTCTTCTGAGTCCTGCTCTCTGCTGGGCTTTTTTACGGGCCCATCGTCGTCTGGTTTTTTGGGGCCTCGCGAATCTTCCTGATCACAATCCTCCTCTTGTTCGCCACCTTTTCCTTTGTCCAGTAATCCACCGATTGTTCCAGTAAGCTTACTTTTATCTATCAGTCCGCCTACTAGTCCCCCTAACTTGTCGCCACCGATTGGTATCCTGGGTTTATCTTTACCAATTAATCCGCCGGGTTTATGTCCAGGTGAATCGCAGTCTTCTGAACCCCCGGGTTTTTGACCAAGCAATCCACCCAACTTATCTTTACCGACTAATCCACCTACTGTTCCAGTTACCTTATCTTTATCAACTAATCCTCCTATTGTTCCAGTAAGTTTATCTTTATCAACTAATCCTCCTATTGCTCCAGTAAGTTTATCTTTATCAAGTAATCCACCTACTGTTCCAGTCAGTTTATCTTTATCAACGAATCCTCCTATTGCTCCAGTAAGTTTATCTTTATCAAGTAATCCACCTACTGTTCCAGTCAACTTATCTTTATCAACTAATCCACCTACTGTTCCAGTCAGCTTATCTTTATCAATTAATCCCCCTACTGTTCCAGTAAGTTTATCTTTATCAACTAATCCACCTACTGTTCCCGTCAGCTTATCTTTATCAACCAATCCTCCTATTGTTCCAGTAAGTTTATCTTTATCAACTAATCCACCCACAGTTCCCTGCAGTTTATCTTTGTCAAGTAATCCACCTACTGCTCCAGTTAATTTATCTTTATCCAGCAACCCACCTACTACCCCACCTAACTTATCTTTGTTAACCAATCCACCTAGCGTTCCAATAATCTTATCTTTGCCACCTAATCCGGGGACTAATCCACCCGGTTTGCCTCCACCCTGTGTTTTGCattcttcttcaatttttttatcaggcAATCCTCGCACTATTCCACCCAACTTATGTTTCCCGAGTACTTGACCCACTGCGCCAGTCAGCTTGTCTTTACCAAGTACTTTACCAACTGTTCCCACGAGCTTATGTTTACTCAGCAATCCTCCTACTACTCCACCTAATTTATCTTTTCCAGGTATGGCGCCTATTACGCCCCCAAGCTTGTCTTTGCCGAGTACTCCACCAACGGTTCCAGCTAGCTTATCTTTTCCAGGTAAGGCACCCAGTACTCCTCCAAGTTTATGTTTGCCCAGTAGTCCTCCTACTACTCCTCCTGGTTTAGGCCCACTGAGCAACCCGCTCGGTTCTCCGCCGGTGTTATCTCCACCGAGTAGTCCACTGACTCCACCGAGTGCATTTGGAATGCCTAGTCCACTCGTTGAACCtgtaatcaaaataattaaaaagtcCTCAACATTTGCAGAATATTGGTTACGTATTTGTTATATTGTTGCAAGATTTTTTTAGGCATTAGGAATTTTTTGTAATCATGATATTTAACTCAGAGGTAATAAATCAAAAATCAGTACTCAAATGCACTCACCAATTATGTAGAACGCTGATAAGCCAAACAGCGTTAGAATTGGTATTTGCGTCATTGCGCCAGACCCGATTGTTGAGGGTGTGAAAGAGTCGTCTGGACTGACCGTTCAATGATCTGGTCGCTTCTTATAGTATTCCACTAGATCAACACGTAGCTTCGAACATAGCGATTCCATTGTCTGCTAAGATCCCCCTTTATTtctagaaataataattggtGTGTTCAACTCCTCACGGGTAAAAACAATCGATCGCCGGTCGATTGAATAAATATGTACGGTTTCAGGATACACGATGTGCTGGTacatgaaattaaaaacaaaagctATTGCTTTTTCGCTGGTCGGCTTTTAAGGCATCAATTtattgaagaaattaatttttttgaataattggagAGCCCAATAAGATTGCAATTCAATTGGATGATGAGGATCGACTGTTTATATCGATTATAAGGGCAATGATCCATGGGAGGGACTAGTGCGAGTATTTCTGATGCTACCCTTTCCAAGGGCACGTAATCGCTCAAATTAGTATAACATATTTTACAATGAAAACAAGTCCGAACATTTAacacatgattttttcaattgcgaCGTATAATCTGATCAAATATCGTGGTCTTAACCGAGTTAGGCAAGATTGGTCTCATATAGATAAAAATTCGGCAACAAGGAAAAATCTTCCGAATTCACTAACATACTGCAGCTGATGCATCATGCAGATGACAGTAGATAACGTAATTTGTCATGCTTTTaaggaaaaataaacataTCCCAAAAATTCTAGACGGATTATTCGTCATTCTCAGACGAAGAATCAACgcattatttatgatttaattTAAGAAACAAATCAACACTTCGGAGGATAGGAATTAGTCTTTACCCATTGCAGATTGGTATAAAATGCACTCGAGGTTCCCACAGAATTCATTCtcgtgaataattttattgtgttCGCTACAATTAAGTTTGGAAAAATGGTTCGGGTGGGAGTACTCGCACTCCTGGGCCTCACAACTTTTTGCGCAATCGGTGAGTGatcgatttttattcaaatcaaTTGCTTCAATTCTGATGTGCAACTGCTCTTACAGGCCCCATTGCACATGTAAGTGCAACGGATCCAGCCGCCGTAGATGTGAAAGCATTGGTTGATATCTTGAATAACATCGGTAGTTCAGGTGGTGCAGGAGGTACCGTAGGAGGAGGTGGTGGTGCTGCAAGTCCTAGTTTAGTTAACATCAATCTTTTGGTGCAACTTCTCAATCAACTACGGAGTGGCGGTCAAACCGGTACCGTCAGTACCGGGACGTTAACTGGCATTTGTAATCGAGCGTGTGTCCACCCACCATCATCTTCAGGAACAAACACAGATAGTTTGATAgccataaaaattctcattcaacTTTTAAACACCCTCTTGAGATCTGCTGAGGGTGGTGGTAGTGTTGGAGGTGGTGGTGGAAGCACTAGGGGCGGTGGAAGTTTGCTGAGTGTCACCGCTCTCGTCAATTTATTGAACGTGATAGCTGGACGTACTGGTGGCTCATCCCCTGGCGCAACCACTACCAAACCTCTTATAGGCATTGATGTTCTCCTGAATGCCCTCAATTCCTACAGAAGCTCCAGGAGATCTGGTGGAAGAAGATACTGTCATGTGGGTGAATTCAACAAACTCCTGGATCTGGAGACCAAGCGGGCAGGCCAGGGTGTCGGTGAAGGTAGCGTTCTCAATGCCAATGCAATACTGTCTCTTCTGGATCGAGTTACCTACCCTCCTACACGCACTTCAGCGAGAGACAACAGTTTGATTCAGATTAATATTCTTGTGGACGCGTTGAATCAACTTCTTGGTGGTACGGGTCGCTGTGGTGTCAGGGGCTCGTGGGATTGCGGACGTGGTGTTCAAGGCGGAAAGGATGCTCTGGCATCCGTTGACGTCTCCGCGTCTCTTTTGAATAACTGCTCCAAAGACGGTGGTGGGTTGCTTGGTCTTGTTGGAAATCTTCTGAATAATCTGTTAGGTGGCCTGCTCGGTGGGCACGGTGGTCTTCTGGGTGGACTTCTTGGTGGCCTTctaggaggaggaggaggaggatcgGGTGGGCTTTTAGGTGGCATTTTAGGGTAAAGTTACAACtacaattaatattttcaaatcttAAGGAACCAATGGGGGCTATCCCTCTTGTCTCCCGTCTTCTTGAATTACGAAACCCTTTTATATTGACAAgtaaatattttggtaaataaAAAACTGTGCATTTGATAGCGTGTGTTATTATTCGGACGTATAAATCCTATTATACGTCAGGGAAGTgactttttaaattaattttgactATCAGTTGTTgggtaaataattaaacaaaacaGCTGGTGTTTAATTACACGTTTATATTCTTCATGATTTCTTTTTACATTCCATCTAATGAATATCAATCAGCGCACAAACAAATAACCGTATTAAACAAACAAACGTTAATTCGGCGAAAAACTCTCCTTATGTCATTAACGCGTTAAACTCTGCAAAAATTtatgtatatttatttttatatccgACCGGACTATGAAATGCAGTATGAACGAGCGCTTaggtataatttatttatatattatatacacGGTTTTAACGTTATCAACTTaagtatttgaattttttatcaattttatattcAGTGAATCATTGAACTTGTTATTGACGCTCTGATAACACATCTCGTCATCTCCAAAACTTTCTAATTACCTGGACTCTTCGATGCATCATTCACATGAATGAATACACTTTGGGAAGGGGAGGTGAAGCTTCTCTACGTTGATGAGTAAACAATATTCTTTCTACATTTTCGTTGGAGTCATCTAGTTCTAATCTCTAACAAGGTACGAGACAACGAAACATCATCCGAGGATTTCTCTAAAATAATCTACATAATTTCCTAATTATCAacgaattaattttccatcattCGTGAGGACTTTTCACTGACGCTgatctaaaaaatttttatctgttGATCTCTTTAATCTGACAATCGGGGTTGAATATGCTTGTGGTTGAATTTTCGTTTTCACATTgtcattattaatatttactgCAGACACATTTTACCCCCAAATTTGAGGCTTTCGCACGTTTATCATCAACACATAAAGCGTAAGGCATTGTCGGATATGTCAGCTGAAATTGTCTGGCCTGAGCGAGCGTCTTTGATATAGCCgcttacaaaaatattcatctgtTATCATTCGTTTCGGTTAAACTTCATATCGGTCAGTGCTCATGATCCTGTTCTTATTCTCTGGATTACATTCGTTatcattatttatgaatttgaGTTTTTGCTAACTTGGTGCGAATTTCAGACGATTTGTGCGTACTACTCATAAATCAATAGAATTGGTgatgaaataatattatttgtgTAGTTGGTGGTGACCCCATGCCCTAGTCTCCttcgttttattttaatcTTGATTTTTCCGGCCAATGTTATTCACCTTATTATTTCTTCAGGGTTTATTGATCTACTAGACTACTTCagctttattcaattttaccaCATTGAACTTTTGGTTTTTATGACTTTGGCACATTACCGTCTATCTGCTAATTGGATCGGCAATGGGTGTGTCGTGCAGAACTAGTGATGATTCTTGTTGAGTGTGATCGACAGTTTgtgggctttttttttatctaaaagtTACTCTACCAATGTAGTGCTCAGTACCGTTGTTTTTACATTGAGAAAGAACTACAGAAATTATAGTAATTGTGGTTTATGTCGATAACAGttggataattattttcttccaattttagttggatgataaaaattaataaccgTGATGTTTTTTCCTGTTGTTGAGAGGAGACCACCAGGAGGTTTCAATGCCACGGGCTATTGAAGTGGGACTCCTCATGCATTGAAGATCGATCCTATATCTCTAAAAACAAATCATTAGGGTAAAGCAAGTATTTGTTGCTGATTTGTTTGCGCCAATAACTGGGAattcgaaaagaaaaaaaattgtagtctTCTCTCAACAGAAATGTATTTCTTCAGTTTGTTTGATCTCTGAAATTCT
This genomic stretch from Diachasmimorpha longicaudata isolate KC_UGA_2023 chromosome 6, iyDiaLong2, whole genome shotgun sequence harbors:
- the LOC135163302 gene encoding elastin-like is translated as MTQIPILTLFGLSAFYIIGSTSGLGIPNALGGVSGLLGGDNTGGEPSGLLSGPKPGGVVGGLLGKHKLGGVLGALPGKDKLAGTVGGVLGKDKLGGVIGAIPGKDKLGGVVGGLLSKHKLVGTVGKVLGKDKLTGAVGQVLGKHKLGGIVRGLPDKKIEEECKTQGGGKPGGLVPGLGGKDKIIGTLGGLVNKDKLGGVVGGLLDKDKLTGAVGGLLDKDKLQGTVGGLVDKDKLTGTIGGLVDKDKLTGTVGGLVDKDKLTGTVGGLIDKDKLTGTVGGLVDKDKLTGTVGGLLDKDKLTGAIGGFVDKDKLTGTVGGLLDKDKLTGAIGGLVDKDKLTGTIGGLVDKDKVTGTVGGLVGKDKLGGLLGQKPGGSEDCDSPGHKPGGLIGKDKPRIPIGGDKLGGLVGGLIDKSKLTGTIGGLLDKGKGGEQEEDCDQEDSRGPKKPDDDGPVKKPSREQDSEEETEGSGGEDKKGGESGQDGEDCSPGEETSEGKKPQKGGSDEDSGSGQPGPGKSKGSGSLIDIDILLKLLSKLKGRSAGGTGGSLINLNTLLSLLSKISDSGRQSTSGLGKLISTPVLSKILRQSSCGPSSSKDSNALMNVNILINILSRLFGSSLGGSGHPGIGPPKLINATALVSLLNSIISPRPSSSGGKGLIDIGTLLNLLRKHKGTGIPGGAGGPLNLGVLINLLNKAKGTGGGLIDTKTLSDTLRKSCPSDGSGSRDGGGVVKRNIVTDILGKLLGSKGGPKGPGGLISANLLGNLLKKSKSSSGLGGLLGGIGPSRRLIG
- the LOC135163317 gene encoding PE-PGRS family protein PE_PGRS3-like, with the protein product MVRVGVLALLGLTTFCAIGPIAHVSATDPAAVDVKALVDILNNIGSSGGAGGTVGGGGGAASPSLVNINLLVQLLNQLRSGGQTGTVSTGTLTGICNRACVHPPSSSGTNTDSLIAIKILIQLLNTLLRSAEGGGSVGGGGGSTRGGGSLLSVTALVNLLNVIAGRTGGSSPGATTTKPLIGIDVLLNALNSYRSSRRSGGRRYCHVGEFNKLLDLETKRAGQGVGEGSVLNANAILSLLDRVTYPPTRTSARDNSLIQINILVDALNQLLGGTGRCGVRGSWDCGRGVQGGKDALASVDVSASLLNNCSKDGGGLLGLVGNLLNNLLGGLLGGHGGLLGGLLGGLLGGGGGGSGGLLGGILG